One Nitrospirota bacterium genomic window, CGAAAGTCCATGTGTTGACCCACGCGCTTCATTATGGCCTGGGTGTTTTTGAAGGGATCCGTTGTTATAAAAGCGGTCAGGGAAGTGTTATTTTCAGGCTCCAGGACCATATCGAACGGCTTTTTCAATCTGCTCACATTACCCGGATGAAGATTCCTTTCAGTCAAAAAGAAATTGTCGATGCAACGGTGGAAACGGTAAAAACCAATCAACTTGAAGAAGGGTATATTCGTCCCCTCGCTTTTATAGGATATGGGGAAATGGGCCTTTATGTTAAAAATAACCCGATTCAGGTGATAATTGCCGCCTGGCCCTGGGGGACCTATCTTGGAGACGAAGGAATTAAAAACGGGATTCGCGTAAAAATTTCTTCTTTAACCCGGCATCACGTCAATGTCAGCATGACCCGGGCAAAAGTGACCGGTTATTATGTGAATTCCCAATTGGCCAAGCTGGAAGCGAAGGAGCTGGGGTTTGATGAGGCGTTATTACTCGATCCCGATGGATATGTGGCCGAAGGTCCCGGAGAAAATATCTTTATGGTCCGAAAGGGAGAACTTAAAACCGTTCCTCTCACGTCAATCCTTGATGGAATTACCAGAAACTCCGTCATTTCTCTGGCAAAGGAAAACCATATTCCGTTTAGAGAAGAACGGTTCACCCGGGACGAGCTGTATATTGCCGACGAAGCTTTTTTTACCGGAACCGCCGCGGAAATTACGCCGATTCGTGAAGTGGATGGACGGCAAATCGGTGAGGGCAAACCGGGCCCCGTGACCAAAAAGCTGCAGGACCAGTTTTTTGGTATTGTGAGAGGAACCAGTAAAACCCACCCAGAATGGCTCACTCCGGTTCGTTGATCAAAGGTTATCTTCAAAATAGCCTGCTCGTCGCACGGTCCGAGAGGGATCTTCATATTTGAATTTTAGAGCTTACCGCTATGAACTGCTGAAACGAGAAGTGTATTCCTGCCTGGTTTTTGATGAGTTCACCTGCTAATCAATGAAAAGACGGCATGACAAAATCTAAGGATAGCTGGTACAAATCTGGGGCGAATTCTATAACCTAAGGGGAAATCGTCAAGCAGCTCGTTCAATTTCTTTGGCATCATACTCTGGAAACATAATGACGGCCGGATGCACTCCGAAAGCCTTTGCCAGTTGCTCCGCGCGTTTTTTCCCTATTTCTATCTTCTCGTTCTCCAAAAGGCTAAGATTCGGCGCATTGATTCCAGAGTGTTTGGCCAAGTCTACTTGAGTCCAGCCTTTTAACTCTCGTAACATGCGAATCACTTCACCTGTTTTAAGAAATGTATGTGATTTTGCAGGTTTAAAGTCGGTCTGACTGTGGTGTTTCATCATTTCTCCTAATACTCATGGGGTGTGATTTCTAAAATAAGAACTGTCACATTTTCTTTTTCAACAAGATAGATTACCCTGTATTGCAGGTTCAAACGTGACGAACGCTGCCCCTTTCGAGTGCCTTTTAATGCCTCGTCATGAAAACCCGGGAATTCTCTTAATTTTAGTGGGCCATGCCTAAATATAATATTCTTCCACAGCTCATATTTCTTAACCACTTCAGTCGGCAGTTTTCGGCATGTCTTTTCAATGATGCGATGTTCTTTGATGCGCCACATTATTGACTATAATAACTTATCAAATATAATAAGTCAATCTTGTAAGGATTTGAGATTGTTTGATTCCGGATGGAAGCTACACTATTTCTGAAATGCACGGGTCAGGTCACTGCGGAGTTCAGGAAGTATCTAGGGGAAGCTAAATCTTACAAGTACATTTTGGGGAGTCTTTTCTAGAATCCTACATTTCAAACCCTGGCCCCTTCATTTTAATCAATAAACAACAATAGATTTGACTTTTTCTTTATATGTCATTAAATTGATAGCGACATTGATTCAAAGTAAACTCTTATTATATGCGAGGATTCTATGACTAAGGTGAAATTATTTTTATTATTAACTCTGATCACGGTTTTTACTTCCGGTTGTTCCCACGCTCTTCGCATTACCAACAAGGATAACTTTTTTACCCCTCCGCCAATTCCAGCTCGGGAGTCCATTAAAATAGGTATTATGTCGGGCAATTCGGCTAATAAAGATGATTCAAGATATGTCCTCGCAATTATTCAGTCGTTACAAAATCAATCCGGTGGCATGATTGAAAAGGTCATCTATCCTTTTAATCCTGCCGTTCACCAGGGTCAGGCCGACATGTTGTTAGATATATCCATTGCTCCAAAATATTCAGGGAAAACAAGTAATTTCTTTGTCAACTGGCCTGGTTTTTTAATTTGGGCGCCAGCGATCTGGGGTTATGGTTATCAAGCCGACATCAACACGACAATCAATATCCAAAACTTGAAAACCACAAATGCTAAACAAATTACCGTACCCACAA contains:
- a CDS encoding branched-chain amino acid transaminase, with the translated sequence MLKETKFIWMDGKLIPWQDAKVHVLTHALHYGLGVFEGIRCYKSGQGSVIFRLQDHIERLFQSAHITRMKIPFSQKEIVDATVETVKTNQLEEGYIRPLAFIGYGEMGLYVKNNPIQVIIAAWPWGTYLGDEGIKNGIRVKISSLTRHHVNVSMTRAKVTGYYVNSQLAKLEAKELGFDEALLLDPDGYVAEGPGENIFMVRKGELKTVPLTSILDGITRNSVISLAKENHIPFREERFTRDELYIADEAFFTGTAAEITPIREVDGRQIGEGKPGPVTKKLQDQFFGIVRGTSKTHPEWLTPVR
- a CDS encoding helix-turn-helix transcriptional regulator produces the protein MMKHHSQTDFKPAKSHTFLKTGEVIRMLRELKGWTQVDLAKHSGINAPNLSLLENEKIEIGKKRAEQLAKAFGVHPAVIMFPEYDAKEIERAA